A single genomic interval of Vibrio maritimus harbors:
- a CDS encoding FKBP-type peptidyl-prolyl cis-trans isomerase, with protein sequence MSKILIPIIVLLLAAFMIYRTWGNSKAAEENFQQGQAFLLENGKKEGVITTESGLQYEVLQKGEGTEKPTATSKVKVHYHGTLIDGTVFDSSVDRGTPISFGLNQVIKGWTEGLQYMSEGDKFRLYIPSTLGYGKSGTGPIPPSAVLIFDVELLEIQ encoded by the coding sequence GTGTCTAAAATTCTAATTCCTATTATTGTTCTGCTTCTGGCAGCATTTATGATTTACCGTACTTGGGGTAACAGCAAAGCCGCTGAAGAGAACTTTCAGCAAGGACAAGCATTCCTACTTGAAAATGGTAAAAAAGAAGGCGTGATCACCACAGAAAGTGGACTGCAGTATGAAGTGCTTCAAAAAGGTGAAGGCACGGAAAAGCCAACAGCAACGAGCAAAGTAAAAGTGCACTATCACGGTACACTCATCGACGGTACTGTATTCGATAGCTCAGTCGATCGCGGTACACCAATCAGCTTTGGTCTGAACCAAGTCATCAAAGGCTGGACGGAAGGTTTGCAGTACATGTCAGAGGGCGATAAGTTCCGCTTGTACATCCCCAGCACTTTAGGCTACGGCAAAAGCGGTACCGGTCCAATCCCACCTTCTGCGGTATTGATCTTCGATGTAGAGCTACTTGAAATTCAATAA
- a CDS encoding HAD-IA family hydrolase, with protein sequence MDGTLLDTMPNHDKAWEITAENFQFPYDQAWLHSLGGMPSYKITGEVNKRYQLNLDQGEVSRFKMRTFTTLPFEGQIIEHTFEVYKQHIDVKPMAIGTGSQRDSAIRLLTEAGVLDDFECVVTATEVENHKPNPDTFVIAAEKMGKAPENCVVFEDTQLGLQAAHAAGMDCYLVTESGFEFYPV encoded by the coding sequence ATGGATGGCACACTGTTAGACACCATGCCTAATCATGACAAAGCATGGGAGATTACGGCTGAGAATTTCCAGTTTCCGTATGATCAAGCGTGGTTACATTCATTAGGTGGAATGCCTAGCTACAAAATTACTGGTGAGGTCAATAAGCGTTACCAACTTAATCTAGACCAAGGTGAAGTGTCGAGATTCAAAATGCGTACCTTCACAACGTTGCCTTTTGAAGGACAAATCATTGAGCATACGTTCGAAGTGTACAAACAACATATAGATGTTAAACCAATGGCTATCGGTACGGGAAGCCAGAGAGATTCGGCAATTCGACTTTTGACAGAAGCGGGCGTACTTGACGATTTTGAGTGCGTGGTTACAGCAACAGAGGTGGAAAACCACAAGCCAAATCCAGATACATTTGTGATAGCGGCAGAAAAAATGGGTAAGGCGCCCGAGAACTGTGTGGTCTTTGAAGATACCCAACTGGGGCTTCAAGCCGCTCATGCTGCTGGGATGGATTGCTACCTAGTAACGGAATCTGGATTTGAGTTTTATCCGGTATAA